In Musa acuminata AAA Group cultivar baxijiao chromosome BXJ2-10, Cavendish_Baxijiao_AAA, whole genome shotgun sequence, a genomic segment contains:
- the LOC103968442 gene encoding small heat shock protein, chloroplastic, translating into MPSTISNPNSVSLLPLSSRGRGSSTLGHRFLALHGVRQSPLGAPRNLAVKAMVADGRDSLDHLQRAGKVRQQQEPQRHAPRRGVAPSAPLGLWDRFPTARTVQQMMETMERIMDDPLGYSVTSLPSVGGEEFGGGYRRGRTPWEIKEGEGVYKMRFDMPGMTKNDVKVWVEERMLVIKAEKLPKEIKEGEEEEWSAKSYGRYNSRIALPDTIDLEKIKAEVKDGVLYVTIPKASPSSKVVDISVQ; encoded by the exons ATGCCGTCGACGATCTCGAACCCGAACTCCGTCTCCCTTCTTCCTCTTTCCTCCCGTGGAAGAGGCAGCAGCACTCTTGGTCATCGCTTCTTGGCCCTCCATGGGGTCCGACAATCCCCTCTTGGAGCTCCGCGCAATCTCGCCGTCAAGGCCATGGTCGCCGACGGCAGAGACAGCCTTGACCACCTCCAGAGAGCCGGTAAGGTGCGACAACAGCAGGAGCCGCAGCGTCATGCGCCGAGGAGGGGTGTGGCTCCCTCTGCGCCTCTCG GACTGTGGGACCGATTTCCTACCGCGAGAACAGTACAGCAAATGATGGAGACGATGGAGAGGATCATGGATGATCCCCTTGGTTACAGTGTCACGTCATTACCTTCCGTGGGTGGTGAGGAATTTGGGGGCGGTTATAGGAGGGGAAGGACTCCATGGGAGATCAAAGAGGGGGAAGGTGTGTACAAGATGAGGTTCGACATGCCCGGCATgaccaagaatgatgtcaaggtgtGGGTGGAGGAAAGAATGCTGGTCATCAAGGCAGAGAAACTGCCCAAGGAaataaaagaaggggaggaagaagaatggTCTGCCAAGAGCTATGGTCGATATAACAGTAGGATCGCATTGCCCGATACCATCGACCTGGAAAAGATCAAGGCAGAGGTGAAGGATGGGGTGCTCTATGTGACAATTCCAAAGGCTTCACCTTCAAGCAAGGTCGTTGACATCAGTGTTCAATGA